From Anopheles coluzzii chromosome 3, AcolN3, whole genome shotgun sequence, the proteins below share one genomic window:
- the LOC120956362 gene encoding protein transport protein Sec31A isoform X2: MKVKELQKMVNVAWSPAQQAPIMLAAGTAAQQLDASFSTTAALELYSINLADPSYDLELKGSQPSTHRFHKLLWSPLAPAGGGEPAATTGASPSGLITGGCESGVLQVYNVAQLLAGQNALVAQQEKHQGAVRSLDYNPFQHNLVASGASESEIFIWDLNNTAVPMSPGAKVTPHEDVQGLAWNRQVQHILASVFPSRCVIWDLRKNEPIIKLSDTQSRIRWRVAQWHPEVATQLWLASEEDQSPTVQLWDLRYATAPAKTFQIHHRGVLGLTWCPKDHDLVASCGKDNRIICWNQNTEDPNGEILSELATTNQWNFDVAWCPRNPALLAGSSFDGNVTIYSIHGGVHQQVQTSNKIADSFPGMEHIGHEPSQSVPVQSHGPVANDLKRPPRWMRRPAGACFGFGGKLVTFNGASRTVTINQVITDPELVERSNQLERVLSEGNFADYCRQKADQTNDQHSRFMWYFLKANFEDDPHAEMLNLLGYQADDTANKFKKYVVDGPKGDESNPVDGLTDQMAGLSRMTDNNAVFDAIAAGNQATDGQNASTTSKQNGTGGGEIPYKIRTGQDKEGLICEALLTGNLEAAIELCMQTGKTSEALILAMNSGSDLLAKVQYRYLRDNENYLSNLISALVLCDWTGVVTQCTIDSWKEALVAAITHCKHQLPLLCERLGERLQGEAVSNADLARNAILCYICAGSTERLVEAWQLSKGGQPSSDPANGEDELDKNNNSNRDLQELVEVSMLLQKALEKQGRSAPAVGKLADLLSQYARLLAAQGSLPSALTYLGNSTDPEMEELRERLYYALGHKTYTPAAPTRPQYASQQQQQQQQPPFNPMFPTIGQAAKMKAYGQSMPPAPMPTLNPVSTMPQQPSWSTSPFQQPPMGMPPAAAPVAPPPLATKPPVGPPPPATGNDLSQPPRPSSVSSQSGGGTLSRAKYVLDPSVTSGPNYGQTNANFYNPMAYQPQQPASNAPAQPPSFYNPAQPAQNNNFKPFTPAPLVQASPYLPGVSPLDVTQQQQQVQQPGMGYPPPPSQAAGPPMGNVQRNPTPPPGWNDPPALKSSSRPQYCEQYEMSAVHAGTRRWRRIIESHTNDHSNRSSPQPKAEPSIMAPITSPLPGGLAPSNGYPDPNSNYMQGNTGQQYMAAPQQPTATMYNPAMGMGGQQPPVAPPQSTINYQNFQPTLAPSTYQQPTVAGTGQTGVGGGVYYPGAQPMDGGAMQQQQQQPVAAPAAPEPPKQKPPLPEQYVFMQTVFEELKKQCVASAGNPQTKRKLEDVSKRLEMLYDLLRENRLSQNTLNSLNQLVALVQAGDYANGIGLHTQMVSGPDFAQIASFMPGIKVLLQSAMQLQVYLR; encoded by the exons ATGAAGGTGAAGGAGCTGCAGAAGATGGTGAATGTGGCGTGGTCGCCGGCCCAGCAGGCCCCGATCATGCTGGCCGCCGGTACGGCCGCACAGCAGCTGGACGCATCGTTCAGCACGACGGCCGCCCTGGAGCTGTACTCGATCAATCTGGCCGATCCGAGCTACGATCTGGAGCTGAAGGGCAGCCAGCCGAGCACACACCGCTTCCACAAGCTGCTCTGGTCCCCGCTGGCGCCCGCTGGTGGCGGCGAGCCGGCGGCGACGACCGGCGCTAGCCCCAGCGGGCTGATCACCGGCGGCTGCGAGAGTGGCGTGCTGCAGGTGTACAACGTGGCCCAGCTGCTGGCGGGACAGAACGCGCTGGTCGCGCAGCAGGAAAAGCACCAGGGCGCGGTCCGCAGCCTCGACTACAACCCCTTCCAGCACAATCTGGTCGCGAGCGGTGCCTCGGAGTCGGAAATTTTCATCTGGGATCTCAACAACACGGCCGTACCGATGAGCCCGGGCGCCAAGGTGACGCCGCACGAGGACGTGCAGGGGCTGGCGTGGAACCGGCAGGTGCAGCACATACTCGCGTCCGTGTTTCCGTCGCGCTGCGTGATCTGGGATCTGCGCAAGAACGAGCCGATCATCAAGCTGAGCGACACGCAGTCGCGCATCCGCTGGCGGGTCGCCCAGTGGCACCCGGAGGTGGCGACGCAGCTGTGGCTCGCCAGCGAGGAGGACCAGTCGCCGACGGTGCAGCTGTGGGATCTGCGGTACGCGACCGCACCGGCCAAAACGTTCCAGATACACCATCGGGGCGTGCTCGGACTGACCTGGTGCCCGAAGGACCACGATCTGGTGGCATCGTGCGGGAAGGACAACCGCATCATCTGCTGGAACCAGAACACGGAGGACCCGAACGGCGAGATACTGTCCGAGCTGGCGACGACGAACCAGTGGAACTTCGATGTGGCCTGGTGTCCCCGCAATCCGGCCCTGCTGGCCGGCTCGAGCTTCGACGGGAACGTGACGATCTACTCGATACACGGCGGCGTGCACCAGCAGGTGCAGACGAGCAACAAGATTGCCGACTCGTTCCCGGGCATGGAGCACATTGGGCACGAGCCGAGCCAGTCGGTGCCGGTACAGTCGCACGGTCCGGTCGCGAACGATCTGAAGCGCCCGCCGCGCTGGATGAGGAGGCCGGCCGGTGCCTGCTTTGGG TTCGGTGGAAAACTAGTCACCTTCAATGGGGCGAGCCGCACGGTGACGATCAATCAGGTCATTACCGATCCGGAGCTGGTGGAACGGTCCAACCAGCTCGAGCGGGTGCTAAGCGAGGGCAACTTTGCCGACTACTGCCGGCAGAAGGCGGACCAAACGAACGATCAGCATTCCCGGTTCATGTGGTACTTCCTGAAGGCAAACTTTGAGGATGATCCGCACGCGGAAATGCTTAATCTGCTTG GCTACCAGGCAGACGATACGGCCAATAAGTTTAAAAAGTACGTTGTCGATGGACCGAAGGGAGACGAATCGAACCCGGTCGATGGGCTGACCGATCAGATGGCCGGTCTTAGTCGG ATGACGGATAATAACGCTGTGTTCGACGCGATTGCCGCCGGCAACCAGGCAACGGATGGGCAGAACgcctccaccaccagcaaacaGAACGGcaccggtggtggtgaaatTCCGTACAAAATCCGTACCGGGCAGGATAAGGAGGGTTTGATTTGTGAGGCACTGCTCACCGGCAACCTGGAGGCAGCGATCGAGCTGTGCATGCAGACGGGCAAGACGAGCGAAGCGTTAATCCTCGCCATGAACA GTGGTTCGGATTTGCTCGCCAAGGTACAGTACCGCTACCTGCGGGACAACGAAAACTATCTGTCCAACCTGATCTCCGCGCTGGTGCTGTGCGATTGGACCGGTGTCGTGACGCAGTGCACGATCGACTCGTGGAAGGAGGCGCTGGTGGCCGCCATCACGCACTGCAAGCACCAGCTGCCGCTGCTCTGCGAACGGTTGGGCGAGCGGCTGCAGGGGGAAGCGGTCAGCAATGCCGATCTGGCCCGGAATGCCATTCTGTGCTACATTTGTGCCGGCAGCACTGAGCGGCTGGTCGAAGCGTGGCAGCTGTCGAAGGGCGGTCAGCCGAGCAGCGATCCGGCGAACGGTGAGGATGAGCTGGAtaagaacaacaacagcaaccggGACCTGCAGGAGCTGGTGGAGGTGTCGATGCTGCTGCAAAAGGCGCTGGAGAAGCAGGGCCGCTCGGCACCGGCTGTCGGCAAGCTGGCCGATCTGTTGTCGCAGTACGCAAGGTTGCTGGCGGCGCAGGGTTCGCTACCATCCGCGCTAACGTATCTGGGCAATTCGACCGACCCGGAGATGGAAGAGCTTCGCGAGCGTCTTTATTACGCCCTCGGACACAAAACTTACACGCCGGCTGCACCGACAAGACCACAGTACgcctcccagcagcagcagcagcagcaacagccaccTTTCAATCCAATGTTCCCCACGATCGGCCAAGCGGCCAAGATGAAGGCGTACGGTCAATCGATGCCGCCGGCACCGATGCCAACGCTCAATCCGGTGTCCACGATGCCCCAGCAGCCGAGCTGGTCCAcctcacccttccagcagccgCCTATGGGTATGCCCCCGGCAGCGGCCCCCGTTGCACCGCCACCGCTAGCCACGAAACCGCCCGTTGggccaccgccaccggccACCGGGAACGATCTTTCGCAACCTCCGCGACCCTCCAGCGTTAGCTCGCAGTCGGGCGGCGGCACTCTAAGCCGCGCCAAGTACGTGCTCGATCCGTCGGTCACGTCCGGTCCGAACTATGGCCAAACGAACGCAAACTTCTACAACCCGATGGCTTACCAGCCCCAGCAGCCCGCCAGCAATGCACCGGCGCAGCCACCGAGCTTCTACAATCCGGCCCAGCCGGCGCAGAACAACAACTTTAAACCGTTCACACCGGCACCGCTAGTGCAGGCGTCACCATATCTTCCCGGTGTGTCTCCGCTGGACgttacgcagcagcagcaacaggtaCAACAGCCTGGCATGGGATATCCACCACCGCCGTCGCAAGCTGCCGGCCCTCCAATGGGCAACGTGCAGAGGAATCCGACGCCACCACCTGGCTGGAACGATCCGCCAGCGCTGAAGAGCTCTAGCAGACCTCAG TATTGCGAGCAGTACGAAATGTCCGCCGTCCATGCCGGCACCAGACGATGGCGCCGCATTATCGAATCGCACACGAACGATCATTCGAACCGTTCCTCGCCGCAG CCCAAGGCGGAACCGAGCATTATGGCACCGATCACGTCACCACTGCCGGGCGGTTTGGCCCCATCGAACGGTTACCCCGATCCGAACAGTAACTACATGCAGGGCAACACCGGTCAGCAGTACATGGCAGCACCACAGCAGCCCACCGCCACCATGTACAACCCGGCGATGGGGATGGGTGGCCAACAGCCGCCGGTAGCACCGCCCCAGTCGACGATCAACTATCAAAACTTCCAGCCAACGCTAGCACCATCCACGTACCAGCAGCCGACGGTGGCCGGCACGGGCCAGACGGGTGTCGGTGGCGGCGTGTATTATCCGGGCGCACAGCCGATGGATGGTGGtgcgatgcagcagcagcaacagcaaccggTTGCAGCACCGGCCGCACCGGAACCACCGAAGCAAAAGCCACCGCTACCGGAGCAGTACGTGTTCATGCAGACAGTATTCGAGGAGCTGAAGAAGCAGTGCGTCGCATCAGCAGGCAATCCG caaacgaaacggaagCTGGAAGATGTCTCGAAACGGCTCGAAATGTTGTACGATTTGCTGCGAGAGAATCGG CTCTCGCAAAACACTCTCAACTCGCTGAACCAGCTGGTTGCCCTGGTACAGGCCGGCGACTACGCCAACGGTATCGGGCTCCACACGCAGATGGTGtccgggccggactttgcccaGATCGCCAGCTTCATGCCCGGCATTAAGGTGCTGCTCCAGTCGGCGATGCAGCTGCAGGTCTACCTCCGATAA
- the LOC120956362 gene encoding protein transport protein Sec31A isoform X1 — protein sequence MKVKELQKMVNVAWSPAQQAPIMLAAGTAAQQLDASFSTTAALELYSINLADPSYDLELKGSQPSTHRFHKLLWSPLAPAGGGEPAATTGASPSGLITGGCESGVLQVYNVAQLLAGQNALVAQQEKHQGAVRSLDYNPFQHNLVASGASESEIFIWDLNNTAVPMSPGAKVTPHEDVQGLAWNRQVQHILASVFPSRCVIWDLRKNEPIIKLSDTQSRIRWRVAQWHPEVATQLWLASEEDQSPTVQLWDLRYATAPAKTFQIHHRGVLGLTWCPKDHDLVASCGKDNRIICWNQNTEDPNGEILSELATTNQWNFDVAWCPRNPALLAGSSFDGNVTIYSIHGGVHQQVQTSNKIADSFPGMEHIGHEPSQSVPVQSHGPVANDLKRPPRWMRRPAGACFGFGGKLVTFNGASRTVTINQVITDPELVERSNQLERVLSEGNFADYCRQKADQTNDQHSRFMWYFLKANFEDDPHAEMLNLLGYQADDTANKFKKYVVDGPKGDESNPVDGLTDQMAGLSRNYSTETETSTDDSTDLSMTDNNAVFDAIAAGNQATDGQNASTTSKQNGTGGGEIPYKIRTGQDKEGLICEALLTGNLEAAIELCMQTGKTSEALILAMNSGSDLLAKVQYRYLRDNENYLSNLISALVLCDWTGVVTQCTIDSWKEALVAAITHCKHQLPLLCERLGERLQGEAVSNADLARNAILCYICAGSTERLVEAWQLSKGGQPSSDPANGEDELDKNNNSNRDLQELVEVSMLLQKALEKQGRSAPAVGKLADLLSQYARLLAAQGSLPSALTYLGNSTDPEMEELRERLYYALGHKTYTPAAPTRPQYASQQQQQQQQPPFNPMFPTIGQAAKMKAYGQSMPPAPMPTLNPVSTMPQQPSWSTSPFQQPPMGMPPAAAPVAPPPLATKPPVGPPPPATGNDLSQPPRPSSVSSQSGGGTLSRAKYVLDPSVTSGPNYGQTNANFYNPMAYQPQQPASNAPAQPPSFYNPAQPAQNNNFKPFTPAPLVQASPYLPGVSPLDVTQQQQQVQQPGMGYPPPPSQAAGPPMGNVQRNPTPPPGWNDPPALKSSSRPQYCEQYEMSAVHAGTRRWRRIIESHTNDHSNRSSPQPKAEPSIMAPITSPLPGGLAPSNGYPDPNSNYMQGNTGQQYMAAPQQPTATMYNPAMGMGGQQPPVAPPQSTINYQNFQPTLAPSTYQQPTVAGTGQTGVGGGVYYPGAQPMDGGAMQQQQQQPVAAPAAPEPPKQKPPLPEQYVFMQTVFEELKKQCVASAGNPQTKRKLEDVSKRLEMLYDLLRENRLSQNTLNSLNQLVALVQAGDYANGIGLHTQMVSGPDFAQIASFMPGIKVLLQSAMQLQVYLR from the exons ATGAAGGTGAAGGAGCTGCAGAAGATGGTGAATGTGGCGTGGTCGCCGGCCCAGCAGGCCCCGATCATGCTGGCCGCCGGTACGGCCGCACAGCAGCTGGACGCATCGTTCAGCACGACGGCCGCCCTGGAGCTGTACTCGATCAATCTGGCCGATCCGAGCTACGATCTGGAGCTGAAGGGCAGCCAGCCGAGCACACACCGCTTCCACAAGCTGCTCTGGTCCCCGCTGGCGCCCGCTGGTGGCGGCGAGCCGGCGGCGACGACCGGCGCTAGCCCCAGCGGGCTGATCACCGGCGGCTGCGAGAGTGGCGTGCTGCAGGTGTACAACGTGGCCCAGCTGCTGGCGGGACAGAACGCGCTGGTCGCGCAGCAGGAAAAGCACCAGGGCGCGGTCCGCAGCCTCGACTACAACCCCTTCCAGCACAATCTGGTCGCGAGCGGTGCCTCGGAGTCGGAAATTTTCATCTGGGATCTCAACAACACGGCCGTACCGATGAGCCCGGGCGCCAAGGTGACGCCGCACGAGGACGTGCAGGGGCTGGCGTGGAACCGGCAGGTGCAGCACATACTCGCGTCCGTGTTTCCGTCGCGCTGCGTGATCTGGGATCTGCGCAAGAACGAGCCGATCATCAAGCTGAGCGACACGCAGTCGCGCATCCGCTGGCGGGTCGCCCAGTGGCACCCGGAGGTGGCGACGCAGCTGTGGCTCGCCAGCGAGGAGGACCAGTCGCCGACGGTGCAGCTGTGGGATCTGCGGTACGCGACCGCACCGGCCAAAACGTTCCAGATACACCATCGGGGCGTGCTCGGACTGACCTGGTGCCCGAAGGACCACGATCTGGTGGCATCGTGCGGGAAGGACAACCGCATCATCTGCTGGAACCAGAACACGGAGGACCCGAACGGCGAGATACTGTCCGAGCTGGCGACGACGAACCAGTGGAACTTCGATGTGGCCTGGTGTCCCCGCAATCCGGCCCTGCTGGCCGGCTCGAGCTTCGACGGGAACGTGACGATCTACTCGATACACGGCGGCGTGCACCAGCAGGTGCAGACGAGCAACAAGATTGCCGACTCGTTCCCGGGCATGGAGCACATTGGGCACGAGCCGAGCCAGTCGGTGCCGGTACAGTCGCACGGTCCGGTCGCGAACGATCTGAAGCGCCCGCCGCGCTGGATGAGGAGGCCGGCCGGTGCCTGCTTTGGG TTCGGTGGAAAACTAGTCACCTTCAATGGGGCGAGCCGCACGGTGACGATCAATCAGGTCATTACCGATCCGGAGCTGGTGGAACGGTCCAACCAGCTCGAGCGGGTGCTAAGCGAGGGCAACTTTGCCGACTACTGCCGGCAGAAGGCGGACCAAACGAACGATCAGCATTCCCGGTTCATGTGGTACTTCCTGAAGGCAAACTTTGAGGATGATCCGCACGCGGAAATGCTTAATCTGCTTG GCTACCAGGCAGACGATACGGCCAATAAGTTTAAAAAGTACGTTGTCGATGGACCGAAGGGAGACGAATCGAACCCGGTCGATGGGCTGACCGATCAGATGGCCGGTCTTAGTCGG AATTATTCAACCGAAACGGAAACCAGTACGGACGATAGTACTGATCTATCG ATGACGGATAATAACGCTGTGTTCGACGCGATTGCCGCCGGCAACCAGGCAACGGATGGGCAGAACgcctccaccaccagcaaacaGAACGGcaccggtggtggtgaaatTCCGTACAAAATCCGTACCGGGCAGGATAAGGAGGGTTTGATTTGTGAGGCACTGCTCACCGGCAACCTGGAGGCAGCGATCGAGCTGTGCATGCAGACGGGCAAGACGAGCGAAGCGTTAATCCTCGCCATGAACA GTGGTTCGGATTTGCTCGCCAAGGTACAGTACCGCTACCTGCGGGACAACGAAAACTATCTGTCCAACCTGATCTCCGCGCTGGTGCTGTGCGATTGGACCGGTGTCGTGACGCAGTGCACGATCGACTCGTGGAAGGAGGCGCTGGTGGCCGCCATCACGCACTGCAAGCACCAGCTGCCGCTGCTCTGCGAACGGTTGGGCGAGCGGCTGCAGGGGGAAGCGGTCAGCAATGCCGATCTGGCCCGGAATGCCATTCTGTGCTACATTTGTGCCGGCAGCACTGAGCGGCTGGTCGAAGCGTGGCAGCTGTCGAAGGGCGGTCAGCCGAGCAGCGATCCGGCGAACGGTGAGGATGAGCTGGAtaagaacaacaacagcaaccggGACCTGCAGGAGCTGGTGGAGGTGTCGATGCTGCTGCAAAAGGCGCTGGAGAAGCAGGGCCGCTCGGCACCGGCTGTCGGCAAGCTGGCCGATCTGTTGTCGCAGTACGCAAGGTTGCTGGCGGCGCAGGGTTCGCTACCATCCGCGCTAACGTATCTGGGCAATTCGACCGACCCGGAGATGGAAGAGCTTCGCGAGCGTCTTTATTACGCCCTCGGACACAAAACTTACACGCCGGCTGCACCGACAAGACCACAGTACgcctcccagcagcagcagcagcagcaacagccaccTTTCAATCCAATGTTCCCCACGATCGGCCAAGCGGCCAAGATGAAGGCGTACGGTCAATCGATGCCGCCGGCACCGATGCCAACGCTCAATCCGGTGTCCACGATGCCCCAGCAGCCGAGCTGGTCCAcctcacccttccagcagccgCCTATGGGTATGCCCCCGGCAGCGGCCCCCGTTGCACCGCCACCGCTAGCCACGAAACCGCCCGTTGggccaccgccaccggccACCGGGAACGATCTTTCGCAACCTCCGCGACCCTCCAGCGTTAGCTCGCAGTCGGGCGGCGGCACTCTAAGCCGCGCCAAGTACGTGCTCGATCCGTCGGTCACGTCCGGTCCGAACTATGGCCAAACGAACGCAAACTTCTACAACCCGATGGCTTACCAGCCCCAGCAGCCCGCCAGCAATGCACCGGCGCAGCCACCGAGCTTCTACAATCCGGCCCAGCCGGCGCAGAACAACAACTTTAAACCGTTCACACCGGCACCGCTAGTGCAGGCGTCACCATATCTTCCCGGTGTGTCTCCGCTGGACgttacgcagcagcagcaacaggtaCAACAGCCTGGCATGGGATATCCACCACCGCCGTCGCAAGCTGCCGGCCCTCCAATGGGCAACGTGCAGAGGAATCCGACGCCACCACCTGGCTGGAACGATCCGCCAGCGCTGAAGAGCTCTAGCAGACCTCAG TATTGCGAGCAGTACGAAATGTCCGCCGTCCATGCCGGCACCAGACGATGGCGCCGCATTATCGAATCGCACACGAACGATCATTCGAACCGTTCCTCGCCGCAG CCCAAGGCGGAACCGAGCATTATGGCACCGATCACGTCACCACTGCCGGGCGGTTTGGCCCCATCGAACGGTTACCCCGATCCGAACAGTAACTACATGCAGGGCAACACCGGTCAGCAGTACATGGCAGCACCACAGCAGCCCACCGCCACCATGTACAACCCGGCGATGGGGATGGGTGGCCAACAGCCGCCGGTAGCACCGCCCCAGTCGACGATCAACTATCAAAACTTCCAGCCAACGCTAGCACCATCCACGTACCAGCAGCCGACGGTGGCCGGCACGGGCCAGACGGGTGTCGGTGGCGGCGTGTATTATCCGGGCGCACAGCCGATGGATGGTGGtgcgatgcagcagcagcaacagcaaccggTTGCAGCACCGGCCGCACCGGAACCACCGAAGCAAAAGCCACCGCTACCGGAGCAGTACGTGTTCATGCAGACAGTATTCGAGGAGCTGAAGAAGCAGTGCGTCGCATCAGCAGGCAATCCG caaacgaaacggaagCTGGAAGATGTCTCGAAACGGCTCGAAATGTTGTACGATTTGCTGCGAGAGAATCGG CTCTCGCAAAACACTCTCAACTCGCTGAACCAGCTGGTTGCCCTGGTACAGGCCGGCGACTACGCCAACGGTATCGGGCTCCACACGCAGATGGTGtccgggccggactttgcccaGATCGCCAGCTTCATGCCCGGCATTAAGGTGCTGCTCCAGTCGGCGATGCAGCTGCAGGTCTACCTCCGATAA